The proteins below are encoded in one region of Plutella xylostella chromosome 13, ilPluXylo3.1, whole genome shotgun sequence:
- the LOC105398226 gene encoding proton channel OtopLc isoform X6 — translation MQRCPYIHEMKERLLGAGEERGVRVQPAGGAGAGAGTGGRDLELLQDPQVGTIVKLNSDGYGLHTSPARAPLVTDECDAPAHETDALTPSDVTLRPRACCQPDVVPKNAKTSLFIISSFIYAKLLVVVCIAYVISDVITHNLPLYYYEGFFTYLYGMSILFLLYVFCFLLQESACCSGSPPKPKPPPKEKKPKKEKEKKIKDKEGKEGKDGKDGKKEGKSKDKDKDKDKEAGKEKPTKESKKQNQFQQQDVVELESGPAVSGPTRRRKTSQNDHSHGSFFLRIGAIAFGLGTMVYNGLEFGTFFELPLDSPCYLILKGVNPVLQMVFTFMQMYFIFMNSRLNIHRFKVIARFGLMHVVATNICVWIRTLVLESLKEITDYHVRNPLGITGETVLGKVIRKHTLRHSGKVMGAVASTTASIVSTAATTAKAAGGQVLNAVTTTPVAITTSTTTTTTPSSYFGGGFVPKSKIIDTIRSTIGYDADNAYGRHLQDAWPNDNPFTTTSTVAPPYTKPTEKATSTAMLEVFQWLYSSTVRPIADTISTWAPTSTPVTYATAKDEWGNSIETYRVDEPPHWPVNNQTELFESFDNLSPAAWISQVDNTTVCGRNPIMGTIVADAAPYLYPFIIEYSLIGAAVIYVMWKHIGRYPSVANDEDLERRLEAVLSRRAAALAAAQRGNRVDCAGASKGLFCGLLLLVASLICLILFFVLIRHQELKRISIYLADVSHCALMVLSILAILIGFIRGRNMKWSPSPFTDPIYRVQSLKFRAEEQSDLNDILLRVSAFGLFIYAVFSVIAGGMGMFTHEPNLLVMITGTLSVFQVILQMLFIADVSRRRVHLPEQERTKPARQAVTFLLICNVTMWLIYTFEAQKVLANPVQLDFYGFVAWSLVQRFTLPLCIFHRFHSAVTLAEIWKTSYKARLE, via the exons ATGCAGCGCTGCCCGTACATCCATGAGATGAAGGAGCGTCTTCTGGGGGCGGGCGAGGAGCGCGGGGTGCGCGTGCAGCCTGCGGGGGGCGcaggggcgggggcggggacAGGGGGGCGCGACCTCGAGCTGCTGCAGGACCCACAAGTGGGGACCATTGTCAAG CTGAATTCCGACGGCTACGGTCTGCACACGTCgccggcgcgcgcgccgctggTGACGGACGAGTGCGACGCGCCTGCGCACGAGACCGACGCGCTGACGCCCAGCGACGTGACGCTGCGGCCGCGCGCCTGCTGCCAGCCCGATGTCGTGCCCAAGAATGCTAA AACATCGCTGTTTATCATTTCGAGCTTCATCTACGCGAAGCTGTTGGTCGTTGTGTGCATCGCTTACGTCATCAGTGACGTCATCACACACAACCTACCCCTATACTACTATGAAGGGTTCTTCACCTACCTGTATGGCATGAGCATACTGTTCTTGCTTTACGTCTTCTGCTTCTTACTCCAAG AAAGCGCGTGCTGCAGTGGAAGCCCACCGAAGCCGAAGCCTCCACCAAAGGAGAAGAAACCCAAGAAAGAAAaggaaaagaaaattaaagaCAAGGAAGGAAAGGAAGGCAAAGATGGAAAGGACGGCAAGAAGGAAGGCAAGTCCAAGGACAAAGACAAGGACAAGGACAAGGAAGCTGGAAAAGAGAAGCCAACTAAAGAATCCAAGAAACAAAACCAATTCCAG CAGCAGGATGTCGTCGAGTTGGAGTCGGGTCCAGCGGTCTCCGGGCCCACGCGCCGCCGCAAGACTTCACAGAACGACCACAGCCATGGCAGCTTCTTCCTCAGGATTGGAGCTATCG CATTCGGTCTGGGCACGATGGTGTACAATGGTCTGGAGTTTGGCACATTCTTTGAGCTGCCGCTGGATTCTCCGTGCTACCTGATACTGAAGGGTGTCAACCCTGTCCTGCAAATGGTCTTCACCTTCATGCAAATGTACTTCATCTTCATGAACTCAAGG TTGAACATTCATCGTTTCAAAGTCATTGCGCGATTCGGTCTGATGCACGTCGTAGCTACCAACATTTGTGTGTGGATTCGGACCCTAGTATTGGAGTCTTTGAAGGAAATCACAGACTACCACGTCAGGAACCCCCTGGGAATCACTGGCGAAACTGTTCTTGGTA AAGTTATTCGCAAGCATACCTTACGACACTCTGGTAAAGTGATGGGTGCTGTTGCCTCTACCACTGCCAGCATTGTATCCACTGCTGCGACCACTGCCAAGGCAGCCGGTGGACAGGTATTGAACGCTGTGACCACCACTCCGGTAGCAATTACAACATCTACCACTACTA CGACCACTCCTTCGTCGTATTTCGGTGGAGGTTTTGTTCCTAAGTCGAAAATCATTGATACCATTAGAAGTACCATAGGATACGATGCAGATAATGCTTACGGTCGACACTTGCAAGACGCTTGGCCCAATGATAATCCTTTTACAACAACATCCACTGTTGCACCACCATATACGAAACCAACTGAAAAGGCAACCTCTACCGCCATGTTGGAAGTATTCCAGTGGCTTTATTCCTCAACTGTCAGGCCTATTGCGGACACGATATCCACTTGGGCCCCGACCTCTACCCCTGTGACGTACGCTACAGCTAAAGACGAATGGGGAAATAGTATTGAGACTTATCGTGTTGATGAACCACCGCATTGGCCAG tAAACAACCAAACCGAGCTGTTTGAATCGTTTGACAACCTGAGCCCAGCGGCTTGGATCTCCCAGGTCGACAACACCACGGTTTGTGGAAGGAATCCGATTATGGGAACGATTGTCGCTGACGCCGCCCCCTACCTCTACCCCTTCATCATCGAATACTCTCTGATTGGCGCTGCGGTCATTTACGTCATGTGGAAGCACATTGGTCGCTACCCGAG CGTGGCCAACGACGAAGATCTGGAAAGACGTCTGGAGGCTGTTCTATCCCGCAGGGCGGCAGCGCTCGCGGCGGCGCAGCGCGGCAACCGCGTGGACTGCGCCGGCGCCTCCAAGGGACTCTTCTGTGGACTTCTGTTACTCGTGGCCTCATTGATCTGCTTGATTCTGTTCTTCGTCTTGATCAGACACCAAGAACTAAAGAGAATATCGATTTATCTGGCCGATGTGTCCCACTGCGCTTTGATGGTGCTTTCGATATTGGCAATTTTGATCGGATTTATACG tGGTCGCAATATGAAATGGAGCCCCTCCCCCTTTACTGATCCTATCTACAGGGTGCAATCCTTGAAGTTCCGTGCTGAGGAGCAGTCGGACCTGAACGACATCTTGCTCCGCGTGTCTGCCTTCGGTCTCTTCATCTACGCCGTGTTCAGCGTCATCGCCGGAGGGATGGGCATGTTCACTCACGAGCCGAACCTCCTCGTCATGATCACCGGCACCTTGAGCGTATTCCAG GTGATCCTGCAGATGCTGTTCATCGCGGACGTGTCCCGGCGCCGCGTGCACTTGCCCGAACAGGAGCGCACCAAGCCGGCGCGCCAGGCCGTCACCTTCCTGCTCATCTGCAACGTCACCATGTGGCTCATCTACACCTTTGAGGCCCAGAAAGTCCTCGCCAACCCG GTTCAACTTGACTTCTACGGATTCGTCGCCTGGTCCCTCGTGCAGCGCTTCACCCTGCCGCTCTGCATCTTCCACCGCTTCCACTCCGCCGTCACCCTCGCCGAGATCTGGAAGACCAGCTACAAGGCGCGCCTGGAGTGA
- the LOC105398226 gene encoding proton channel OtopLc isoform X7, with amino-acid sequence MQRCPYIHEMKERLLGAGEERGVRVQPAGGAGAGAGTGGRDLELLQDPQVGTIVKLNSDGYGLHTSPARAPLVTDECDAPAHETDALTPSDVTLRPRACCQPDVVPKNAKTSLFIISSFIYAKLLVVVCIAYVISDVITHNLPLYYYEGFFTYLYGMSILFLLYVFCFLLQESACCSGSPPKPKPPPKEKKPKKEKEKKIKDKEGKEGKDGKDGKKEGKSKDKDKDKDKEAGKEKPTKESKKQNQFQQDVVELESGPAVSGPTRRRKTSQNDHSHGSFFLRIGAIAFGLGTMVYNGLEFGTFFELPLDSPCYLILKGVNPVLQMVFTFMQMYFIFMNSRLNIHRFKVIARFGLMHVVATNICVWIRTLVLESLKEITDYHVRNPLGITGETVLGKVIRKHTLRHSGKVMGAVASTTASIVSTAATTAKAAGGQVLNAVTTTPVAITTSTTTTTTPSSYFGGGFVPKSKIIDTIRSTIGYDADNAYGRHLQDAWPNDNPFTTTSTVAPPYTKPTEKATSTAMLEVFQWLYSSTVRPIADTISTWAPTSTPVTYATAKDEWGNSIETYRVDEPPHWPVNNQTELFESFDNLSPAAWISQVDNTTVCGRNPIMGTIVADAAPYLYPFIIEYSLIGAAVIYVMWKHIGRYPSVANDEDLERRLEAVLSRRAAALAAAQRGNRVDCAGASKGLFCGLLLLVASLICLILFFVLIRHQELKRISIYLADVSHCALMVLSILAILIGFIRGRNMKWSPSPFTDPIYRVQSLKFRAEEQSDLNDILLRVSAFGLFIYAVFSVIAGGMGMFTHEPNLLVMITGTLSVFQVILQMLFIADVSRRRVHLPEQERTKPARQAVTFLLICNVTMWLIYTFEAQKVLANPVQLDFYGFVAWSLVQRFTLPLCIFHRFHSAVTLAEIWKTSYKARLE; translated from the exons ATGCAGCGCTGCCCGTACATCCATGAGATGAAGGAGCGTCTTCTGGGGGCGGGCGAGGAGCGCGGGGTGCGCGTGCAGCCTGCGGGGGGCGcaggggcgggggcggggacAGGGGGGCGCGACCTCGAGCTGCTGCAGGACCCACAAGTGGGGACCATTGTCAAG CTGAATTCCGACGGCTACGGTCTGCACACGTCgccggcgcgcgcgccgctggTGACGGACGAGTGCGACGCGCCTGCGCACGAGACCGACGCGCTGACGCCCAGCGACGTGACGCTGCGGCCGCGCGCCTGCTGCCAGCCCGATGTCGTGCCCAAGAATGCTAA AACATCGCTGTTTATCATTTCGAGCTTCATCTACGCGAAGCTGTTGGTCGTTGTGTGCATCGCTTACGTCATCAGTGACGTCATCACACACAACCTACCCCTATACTACTATGAAGGGTTCTTCACCTACCTGTATGGCATGAGCATACTGTTCTTGCTTTACGTCTTCTGCTTCTTACTCCAAG AAAGCGCGTGCTGCAGTGGAAGCCCACCGAAGCCGAAGCCTCCACCAAAGGAGAAGAAACCCAAGAAAGAAAaggaaaagaaaattaaagaCAAGGAAGGAAAGGAAGGCAAAGATGGAAAGGACGGCAAGAAGGAAGGCAAGTCCAAGGACAAAGACAAGGACAAGGACAAGGAAGCTGGAAAAGAGAAGCCAACTAAAGAATCCAAGAAACAAAACCAATTCCAG CAGGATGTCGTCGAGTTGGAGTCGGGTCCAGCGGTCTCCGGGCCCACGCGCCGCCGCAAGACTTCACAGAACGACCACAGCCATGGCAGCTTCTTCCTCAGGATTGGAGCTATCG CATTCGGTCTGGGCACGATGGTGTACAATGGTCTGGAGTTTGGCACATTCTTTGAGCTGCCGCTGGATTCTCCGTGCTACCTGATACTGAAGGGTGTCAACCCTGTCCTGCAAATGGTCTTCACCTTCATGCAAATGTACTTCATCTTCATGAACTCAAGG TTGAACATTCATCGTTTCAAAGTCATTGCGCGATTCGGTCTGATGCACGTCGTAGCTACCAACATTTGTGTGTGGATTCGGACCCTAGTATTGGAGTCTTTGAAGGAAATCACAGACTACCACGTCAGGAACCCCCTGGGAATCACTGGCGAAACTGTTCTTGGTA AAGTTATTCGCAAGCATACCTTACGACACTCTGGTAAAGTGATGGGTGCTGTTGCCTCTACCACTGCCAGCATTGTATCCACTGCTGCGACCACTGCCAAGGCAGCCGGTGGACAGGTATTGAACGCTGTGACCACCACTCCGGTAGCAATTACAACATCTACCACTACTA CGACCACTCCTTCGTCGTATTTCGGTGGAGGTTTTGTTCCTAAGTCGAAAATCATTGATACCATTAGAAGTACCATAGGATACGATGCAGATAATGCTTACGGTCGACACTTGCAAGACGCTTGGCCCAATGATAATCCTTTTACAACAACATCCACTGTTGCACCACCATATACGAAACCAACTGAAAAGGCAACCTCTACCGCCATGTTGGAAGTATTCCAGTGGCTTTATTCCTCAACTGTCAGGCCTATTGCGGACACGATATCCACTTGGGCCCCGACCTCTACCCCTGTGACGTACGCTACAGCTAAAGACGAATGGGGAAATAGTATTGAGACTTATCGTGTTGATGAACCACCGCATTGGCCAG tAAACAACCAAACCGAGCTGTTTGAATCGTTTGACAACCTGAGCCCAGCGGCTTGGATCTCCCAGGTCGACAACACCACGGTTTGTGGAAGGAATCCGATTATGGGAACGATTGTCGCTGACGCCGCCCCCTACCTCTACCCCTTCATCATCGAATACTCTCTGATTGGCGCTGCGGTCATTTACGTCATGTGGAAGCACATTGGTCGCTACCCGAG CGTGGCCAACGACGAAGATCTGGAAAGACGTCTGGAGGCTGTTCTATCCCGCAGGGCGGCAGCGCTCGCGGCGGCGCAGCGCGGCAACCGCGTGGACTGCGCCGGCGCCTCCAAGGGACTCTTCTGTGGACTTCTGTTACTCGTGGCCTCATTGATCTGCTTGATTCTGTTCTTCGTCTTGATCAGACACCAAGAACTAAAGAGAATATCGATTTATCTGGCCGATGTGTCCCACTGCGCTTTGATGGTGCTTTCGATATTGGCAATTTTGATCGGATTTATACG tGGTCGCAATATGAAATGGAGCCCCTCCCCCTTTACTGATCCTATCTACAGGGTGCAATCCTTGAAGTTCCGTGCTGAGGAGCAGTCGGACCTGAACGACATCTTGCTCCGCGTGTCTGCCTTCGGTCTCTTCATCTACGCCGTGTTCAGCGTCATCGCCGGAGGGATGGGCATGTTCACTCACGAGCCGAACCTCCTCGTCATGATCACCGGCACCTTGAGCGTATTCCAG GTGATCCTGCAGATGCTGTTCATCGCGGACGTGTCCCGGCGCCGCGTGCACTTGCCCGAACAGGAGCGCACCAAGCCGGCGCGCCAGGCCGTCACCTTCCTGCTCATCTGCAACGTCACCATGTGGCTCATCTACACCTTTGAGGCCCAGAAAGTCCTCGCCAACCCG GTTCAACTTGACTTCTACGGATTCGTCGCCTGGTCCCTCGTGCAGCGCTTCACCCTGCCGCTCTGCATCTTCCACCGCTTCCACTCCGCCGTCACCCTCGCCGAGATCTGGAAGACCAGCTACAAGGCGCGCCTGGAGTGA